A stretch of the Musa acuminata AAA Group cultivar baxijiao chromosome BXJ2-7, Cavendish_Baxijiao_AAA, whole genome shotgun sequence genome encodes the following:
- the LOC135617831 gene encoding glycosyltransferase BC10-like, producing MWNEMKLKSKADHEEVDYFSWSPQKDRSIGRLVRFVSFLVVFTGGIVLGLSVSAHYSRYFNSQTELFFPRTMYEANCDKEGSSFKSFAQPTNLIHSMTDDELNWRASMVPKMDEYPFQRVPKVAFLFMTRGPLPFVPLWDRFFKGHKGLYSIYVHTLPDYKLNVSGTSAFYGRQIPSEEVSWGSITLVDAEKRLLANALLDFSNERFVLLSESCIPVYNFPTVYEYLINSAHSFVESYDENTRQGRGRYSWRMAPKIMLYQWRKGSEWFELNRELATNIVAEHKYYPLFRKYCKPSCYPDEHYIPTYLNMFHGALNANRSLTWVDWSRGGSHPARYGAPNITVEFIQSIRNNGTFCLYNSVPTSICFLFARKFAPSALAPLLNLTSTVMGF from the exons ATGTGGAACGAGATGAAATTGAAATCCAAGGCAGATCATGAGGAGGTGGACTACTTCTCCTGGTCACCACAGAAAGACCGGTCGATCGGACGACTGGTGAGGTTCGTCTCGTTTCTGGTCGTATTCACGGGGGGCATTGTCTTGGGCTTGTCGGTGAGCGCACACTACTCTCGCTACTTCAACTCCCAGACCGAGCTATTCTTCCCGAGGACGATGTACGAAGCGAATTGTGACAAGGAGGGTTCGAGCTTCAAGAGCTTCGCGCAGCCGACCAATTTGATTCACAGTATGACGGATGATGAGCTCAATTGGAGGGCGTCAATGGTACCGAAGATGGATGAGTATCCATTTCAGAGGGTGCCAAAGGTGGCCTTTTTGTTCATGACAAGGGGCCCTTTGCCTTTTGTGCCGCTGTGGGACAGGTTCTTCAAAGGCCACAAAGGGCTGTATTCCATTTACGTGCATACGCTTCCAGATTACAAGCTCAATGTCTCAGGGACTTCTGCTTTCTATGGCCGGCAGATCCCGAGCGAG GAGGTATCGTGGGGGTCAATAACATTGGTAGATGCTGAGAAGCGTCTCTTGGCCAATGCTTTGTTGGATTTCTCGAATGAGCGCTTTGTTCTGCTCTCTGAAAGCTGCATTCCAGTGTATAATTTCCCAACGGTCTACGAGTACCTCATAAATTCTGCCCACAGCTTTGTCGAGTCGTACGATGAGAACACCCGACAAGGTCGCGGTCGCTATAGCTGGCGCATGGCCCCCAAGATCATGCTGTATCAGTGGAGGAAAGGCTCTGAGTGGTTCGAGCTCAACCGTGAATTGGCGACAAATATAGTTGCAGAACACAAGTATTATCCGCTCTTCCGAAAATATTGCAAGCCCTCTTGCTACCCTGACGAGCACTACATACCGACATATTTGAACATGTTCCATGGGGCTTTGAATGCGAATCGGAGTCTGACTTGGGTCGATTGGTCCAGGGGAGGATCACACCCAGCTAGATACGGTGCTCCAAATATCACAGTGGAATTCATCCAGTCCATCAGAAACAATGGGACCTTCTGTTTGTACAACTCAGTGCCAACTTCCATATGCTTCCTCTTTGCAAGGAAGTTTGCTCCTAGTGCTTTGGCTCCCTTACTCAACCTTACCTCCACGGTAATGGGATTCTGA
- the LOC135617832 gene encoding uncharacterized protein LOC135617832, translating into MEGHTDFRDWEILLAPEAGEGFEPLDGAIKYDYFSLDSQNPYRKVAAFDGNTHEKEMEEARAGSDYASLVDQESVFSFHDRPRKEVGYSGMELPHNDLGGFRSDESTDGQISRLDGEKGELGDAGCLEIGEKADNNDDEKGVGLQGTGGAEGREMEHENPGDEEPGEPVKTGECYGFALEMSEKNNGSEKALTEGGEKRRLVWWKLPFELLKFCAFRVKPVWSISIAAAILGILMLRKRLYRMKPKTRRIPLKVSLDEKRASQVKINAARLNEAFSVVRRVPIIRASLPTSGSTQWTVVGVR; encoded by the exons ATGGAAGGGCACACCGACTTCCGCGACTGGGAGATCCTTCTCGCCCCCGAGGCTGGAGAGGGTTTCGAGCCCTTGGACGGCGCCATCAAGTACGACTATTTTTCCCTTGATTCTCAGAACCCGTACCGGAAAGTAGCTGCCTTCGACGGAAATACCCACGAGAAGGAGATGGAGGAAGCACGCGCCGGTTCTGATTACGCTAGCTTGGTCGATCAGGAATCCGTCTTCTCGTTTCACGACCGGCCGAGGAAGGAGGTGGGTTATTCCGGAATGGAATTGCCTCACAATGATTTGGGCGGGTTTCGGTCGGATGAGTCGACGGACGGGCAAATATCGCGTCTTGACGGGGAAAAGGGGGAACTTGGTGATGCCGGATGTTTGGAGATCGGAGAGAAAGCTGATAATAACGACGATGAGAAAGGAGTGGGTCTTCAGGGGACTGGGGGGGCCGAGGGGAGAGAGATGGAACATGAGAATCCTGGCGACGAGGAGCCAGGTGAACCTGTGAAGACTGGTGAGTGCTACGGTTTTGCATTGGAAATGAGCGAAAAGAACAATGGCTCGGAGAAAGCTTTGACTGAGGGAGGGGAGAAGAGACGGTTGGTCTGGTGGAAGCTCCCTTTTGAGCTTCTAAAATTCTGTGCTTTCAGGGTGAAGCCAGTTTGGTCCATCTCCATCGCTGCAGCAATCTTGGGGATTCTGATGCTTCGAAAGCGATTGTATAGGATGAAACCCAAGACTAGAAGGATTCCTCTGAAGGTCAGCCTGGATGAAAAG AGGGCATCCCAGGTCAAAATCAATGCAGCCCGTCTCAACGAAGCTTTCTCAGTTGTGAGGCGCGTTCCGATCATAAGAGCTTCACTACCTACCAGTGGCTCGACCCAATGGACCGTGGTGGGTGTTCGGTGA
- the LOC103992644 gene encoding cytochrome c-like — protein sequence MASFAEAPPGDLKAGEKIFKTKCAQCHTVDQGAGHKQGPNLNGLFGRQSGTASGYSYSAANKNKAVVWEESTLYDYLLNPKKYIPGTKMVFPGLKKPQERADLIAYLKQSTA from the exons ATGGCGTCGTTCGCGGAAGCTCCGCCGGGCGATCTTAAGGCCGGGGAGAAGATCTTCAAGACCAAGTGCGCGCAGTGCCACACCGTCGACCAGGGCGCCGGCCACAAGCAAG GACCTAATTTGAACGGCCTTTTTGGAAGACAATCTGGTACGGCATCGGGTTATTCTTACTCTGCCGCAAACAAGAATAAGGCTGTTGTATGGGAGGAGTCAACTTTGTATGATTACTTGCTTAACCCTAAGAAG TATATTCCTGGTACTAAGATGGTATTTCCTGGTTTGAAGAAGCCACAAGAGCGTGCTGATCTTATCGCCTATCTCAAACAGTCGACGGCTTGA
- the LOC135585222 gene encoding uncharacterized protein LOC135585222, with the protein MPLTRFSADAFGVVTISLVILFDILAIRCIYQVALLRVRIQRRDFHRLGYFNGPWVIRIFLALVAILWSSSELARLSFLKGWLFSSITWQKNMCKLYIIFNLGFSEPTVFLTLVFLLRASLQRRESGTLSQGWNKKTIGYVFLFCLPIFIMQVILVFVGPKGFNEDRSDGRAKKFNYFTRASVLIGDECVCTYPLFSTILLGLFHAALISYAVYVGLHILSSAINKRLLRRLYWLVSSIIFSLPVRVLLLGLSVLPHPGNLAYEVIVFLAFLVMLFCAVIGIVILVYFPAEDSVALRDLEEREMEEVPYDDYYYDSASLIVSQNCHDTRRNSDASTKRGSISFRTMIRDDPPALDGFDGTSMSFQGALQVGSPSGSSPTPAKPMLPLREVPRY; encoded by the coding sequence ATGCCCCTGACCAGATTCAGTGCCGATGCATTTGGTGTGGTGACCATTTCTCTTGTCATTCTGTTTGATATCCTTGCTATACGATGCATATACCAAGTTGCCTTATTGCGGGTGCGGATCCAGCGACGAGATTTTCACCGGCTTGGTTACTTTAATGGGCCCTGGGTTATACGCATTTTTCTGGCCCTAGTAGCAATTTTGTGGAGCTCGAGTGAACTAGCTAGATTAAGTTTTTTAAAAGGGTGGCTTTTTTCCAGCATAACATGGCAGAAGAATATGTGCAAGCTCTACATCATCTTCAACCTTGGTTTCTCAGAACCTACAGTCTTCCTCACACTTGTGTTCCTCTTACGTGCCTCTTTGCAGAGGAGGGAGTCGGGTACTCTAAGCCAAGGATGGAACAAGAAGACCATTGGTTATGTGTTCCTTTTCTGCCTACCGATCTTCATCATGCAAGTTATCCTGGTTTTTGTTGGACCCAAGGGCTTCAACGAGGACAGGAGTGATGGGAGAGCAAAGAAGTTCAACTACTTCACAAGAGCTAGTGTCTTGATTGGAGATGAGTGTGTCTGCACTTACCCTCTGTTTAGCACTATTCTTCTTGGGCTTTTTCATGCTGCTCTGATCAGCTATGCCGTATACGTTGGACTGCATATATTGTCTTCAGCAATCAACAAACGGTTACTCCGAAGGCTCTATTGGCTGGTATCCTCAATTATTTTTTCTCTTCCAGTGAGGGTGCTCCTCCTTGGTCTCTCTGTCCTACCTCATCCGGGCAACTTGGCTTATGAGGTGATTGTTTTCTTAGCCTTTCTGGTCATGTTGTTTTGCGCTGTGATTGGCATCGTTATACTGGTCTACTTCCCAGCGGAAGATTCAGTGGCCCTGAGAGACCTAGAGGAAAGAGAGATGGAAGAGGTACCCTATGATGATTATTACTATGACAGTGCTTCACTTATAGTAAGCCAGAACTGCCACGACACCAGGAGAAACTCTGATGCCTCTACAAAGCGAGGCTCCATATCTTTTCGCACGATGATCAGGGATGATCCCCCTGCTTTGGATGGCTTTGATGGGACCAGTATGTCCTTTCAAGGCGCTCTTCAAGTTGGTTCACCCTCAGGTTCTTCTCCAACACCTGCAAAGCCCATGCTGCCGCTTAGAGAAGTCCCTAGATACTAG